The sequence AAGGGATTAAAGTTTAGTGCTGTAACAAGGCAAGGTACAAAGTGGAATTTTACCTGTTTTTTTGTACGTGTTATAATTACAACTTCGAAATAGGGTGCTAGTTGCTGGTTACTTTGAAAGAATTAGTAAAATATATTCCTGAAACGTAATATATTTTTTTAGTTAGGTTGATTTTTTATTTTATTTGAAATTTAATCAATTATTATAGTAATATTTTCGAATTTTATTTTTTTATAAATTAGTTTTAATTTATTTATATTTGTTTTTTTCATTTTAATAAAAATATATTGATATTATATGTATTTTTATAGTATGGATATTTTGATTTTTGTTTATATCGATCATGAGAAATTTGAATTCTTATTTTTGTTCTACGGGGTGTTTGGGGTAGAGATAAGGATATGACGATTTTTCTAAGATAAGTTATCAAAATTTGTTTGGCTGCTGGTTTTGGTTACATTTTGTTACCATCTGGCTTACTAGTTTGTTGAAGGCGGGGAAATATGGCTTCTATATCATTTGTTGGGACTAGTGGTTCTGATCATCAGATCCATTTTGGGTTTGATTCAAATAAAGAAAAGAAAGTTTTGTGGTTTGACATTGTTGATTATGCGCCAGGTTCTCAGGTGCGTTTAATATCAACAAATAATCCAAACGATGTGTATTTTGGGCAATATGACTCTGTTACCGGTTATTGGATGGTTGATCTAACCAGTGGGCCTGCTTTTGATGCAGGTTATTTACCTTTTACCATAAGCGTTATTGGGCAAGACCCCGTCGATAGTGCTAATTTGTTTTTTAGGGTTCACGTTCTGCCCCCAATTACAACTGTGCCAATTATCGAAACTTTTACTGATAATGTTGGGCTTCTGCCGGATGGTCAAGGTGAGTTTCCTTCAGGAACCCAAACAGATGATCGCACCATTACGCTTAATGGCAAGGTCGATAGTGAATATTTAAATAATCCTGAAAAAAGCTTTTATAAATTAGTAATTTATCAAAATGGTGTACGCCTTGGTACGGCGAATGTCGATGCAAATGGTAATTGGTCTTATGTGGTAGATGATGTTCTTGAGCATCATACTAAGTATAATTATGAGGCTCGCTTTGAGGATGATGGGGGAAACGTAGGCGATTATTCATCTAAGTTTGTTGTTGATGTTGAGTTGTCTATATCTATAGATTCTTTAACTACCGCAGATTTTACTCCACTGCTAACTGGACATATAGGTTTTGAACTTTTACAAGATGAATACGTAACAATAAGCGTAAACGGAAAAACTTATAGTTCTTCTAATGGTCAGGTTGTCGTTGATCAAGAAAAAATGACTTGGTCATTACAAATTCCAGATAGTGATGCTTTAAAAGCAGGAACTTATGAAGTTGTTGCCGCATTGCATAAATCTACAGGGGAAATAATTGTACAGGACAATACTGCAAATGAGTTGCGCATTCTCGATCCGGTGATTCCACCTGTTGTTGAAGGGAATGATGACGAAAAAGCAACCGCGATGACGCTCAGCGAAAATGGGCAATGGAAAATTTATACTAACGGAACAGTACTCGACCAAAAAGCGACTGATGAAAAAACGTTTGGTACGTTTGATCAGACCCATTTAAAGGGTAAAGATGTATATGGTCCAATTAATAAACCTACTGCTGGAACGCAAAATGGTACATGGTTGGATATAAATCGTGACGGTTACATGGATTTTGTCTCCAACGATGGTAATGCCGAAACCGGTCAGCAGATGTATTATAATATTGGTAATAATACCTATCTATCATATCAAATAGGTAGCCAATATCGAAATGGGCCAGATTACAATCCTAAAGCTAATGTTATGGCTCAATATGCTGGCGTTATTGGTTTTGACAAAAATGGGGATGGTTTTGCAGATATTGCCTATGGTAATATTGCTCCAGGGCGGTCTGGTTTTGTGACGGCCCCAGGAAGCGGTTATACATCTAATCGCACTTGGGATAGTCAGATTGTCAGTAATATTAACGGTAATGTTCAATCTATGGTTAAAGATAAGAATTTTACTGATTCGCGACTTGGTCCGTCTAATTTTGATTATTCGCCAAATGCTTATAATGCTCAGCCAGGGCCAGAAATTTCCGGTGTTGATCTTAATAATGATGGCATTGTGGACCTCGTTTATCATGGTGTTAGCGGTTATAGTAAACTTGGTAACGAAAGACCTGATGTTCGCCGCATGAGTAATGATCAGCAACGGCTCGTTGTTGTGTCAAGTGATGGTAAAGATGGTTATTCGACAAGTCAGATTATTGAAGGGGTTTTCCAAAATACCGGTAAGGCAAATTCCACGACAAGTAATGCTATTTCCATGACTTGGGCTGATTTTAACGGCGATGGTTTCATGGATTTGTTTATTGGCCGTGGCAAGGCTCAAGATGGCCATTCTGAGTATGAAAGCCGTATCCTTTACAATGATGGTAACGGAAATCTTGGTTCAACTGCTCCAAATGCCATAGGGACGGCTAATAATATTCATTGGCTAGGCGATAATTTGGAAGGTGGTCCATCAATTGCTGTCGATTGGAATGGCGATGGAAAAATGGATATTATCGAACTACCAGCTTATTCCGCTGGTAACGGTGTATCTGCAAATGGTACCACTGGTACAGTCAATCTTTACACCAATAACTCAACGTCCTCTGGTAATAGTTTTTCGACTTCCAATCTGTTAGGCGGTACTAATACAATAGGTGTAAACGGTACAGTAAATGCGCATAAAAGTCCTGGTAAAAATGATCCTGTAACAGGCGCTGTTGTTGCTGATATTAATTGGGATGGTGCTCAAGATTTGTTGATTTTCACACAACAAGGAAATACAGAAATCGTCCGCAATCAAACAACAATTGCTAAGGGAACAGCATTGCATTTCCGAATTCTTGATCAAGAGGGTATTAATTCATTTTTAGGAAATACCGTTCAACTATACGATTCCAAAGGAAACCTTGTTGCTTCTCAAATTATAAATCCTCAGTCTGGTAACCAAACTAGCGATACGTCAGGTATTGTCAATTTTTACGGACTAGATCCAAATGAGACCTATTCACTTAAATTATTGCGTAATGTGAAAGGTGTGAGTTCGAATATAGATTCAACTGTTAATGAAGCTTGGGGTGGTTTTGTTGCTGGCGAAGCATATGAAGCACATGTATTGACCGCTGAGAGTGGAGATAGCTCAAAAAATGCCAATTTGGGTACCGGTATTGTCGGTACGGGTTACAATGACACATTTTATGCGACTAAAGGGACCGATAAATATGACGGCGCTGGCGGTTGGTCCATAGTGAATGGGCATAAAGAGTGGAGCGATACGGGTGGTCTCGATATTATAGACTTTAAGTTGGCTGGTAATACCGCAGTTAATGTTGATTTAAGTAAGACAACTTACCAAAATACTGGCTTTAATACAGTGCTATTGAAGAATATCGAAGGTGTTGCTGGTGGTAATGGTAACGATACCTTTACAGGTAATAGTCAAGATAATTACTTTAATGGTCGTGGCGGTGATGATACCTTTAATCTTCATAATAGTGGCCATCATACATTGATATATGAGCGTATTGATGTAAATGACGCAACCGGTGGTAATGGTCATGATATTGCAAATGGTTTTACCATTGGTGATTTTAATACAAATGCCAATGCGGATCGTATCGATCTTTCGGGATTGTTGATTGGTTATCAGGATGGCGTCAGTAATATTGCCGATTATATTTCTGTGGTACATCAAGGTAATAATACTATAATTTCAGTTGATATTGACGGTACAAATTCGCAGTTTTCTAGTTCCGCGATACTAACATTGAATAACGTTCTTACAGATTTGGATACTTTGGTGAATAATCATCAGATTGTTGTTTAATTTAGTTGGAGCTCCAACTGAAAATTTGAATTGCTTCCTGCGCTTGTTGGTGTGGGAAGCTTTTTTGTTTGGGTGGCCTTAATCTCTTAGAATTGGTTAAGGGCTGAGTTAAGGCTGTTTCGATTTTGGTATACTGAAAGCCTATCGGGAAAGGTTTTTTTTGAATAGAATGCATATTAGTTATTTTAGTAATCAGACGTTAAGCATATTTTGCTATATTTGAGGTCGTCTAGTAATCTTCTTTAACCTAAATATGCGTAATTTAATGATTTAAATGTGAGCGAGCTATGCTGAAAGGCCTGTTGCGGTCTGTCAAGATTGTAAGCATATTAAAATTATTTTGTGATTCCGAAGCTAAGGGCAGCATTAGTAAATGTGGACAAAACAAAAACGTAAAACCAATCGTAGTCGCTTTATTTTGCCAATCATTACTGTGGCTGTATTGTCTTATTTTGGTTATCATATTTACCATGGCGAATATGGTCTATATTCCCGCGAAAATGTTGATGAGCATATCATGGTACTAAATTCAGAGCTTCATAAGCTTGAGACCCAACGCCAGACTATGGAATTGAAAGTTTCATTGTTGCGCGATGGCGAAATTGAGAAGGATATGCTGGATGAGTGGGCGCGAAGGAATCTCAGTGTTTCCAACCCGAATGAATTGACAATAATTACCTCTCAAGGTGATAAATCAAATTAACCAAAATTAGGTTAATTTTAAAAGTCACGTAAAAACAGATACTTATCACTATTGTTAACTGATTTAAAAGACTTGTAACTTTCTTTCTGACAGCGTATTTTAAGGAATACCTATCACAGGGAGTTAAAAATGGTCGCAAAAGCAAAAAAGGCGCCTACCAAGCTTGTAGAAAGCGCTTTGTCTAATGCCATGCCGACACCAAGTCCGGCAGAATTTACCAAAGAAGAAGAGCTAAACGCTTATCGCGAAATGCTGTTGATTCGCCGCTTTGAAGAAAAGGCAGGCCAATTATATGGTATGGGCTTGATTGGCGGTTTTTGCCATCTCTATATCGGGCAAGAAGCTGTCGTTGTTGGCATGCTTAAGGTTTCCAAAGAAGGTGACCAGATTATCACCTCTTACCGTGATCACGGTCACATGTTAGCTGCTGGCATGAGCGCGCGCGGTGTGATGGCAGAGTTAACTGGGCGTCAAGGTGGCTTTTCCAAAGGGAAAGGCGGCTCAATGCATATGTTCTCCAAAGAAAAGAATTTTTATGGTGGTCATGGTATCGTTGGTGCACAAGTGCCGATCGGCACAGGTCTTGCCTTTGCTAATCGCTATCTAGGTAATGACAATGTATCATTAACTTTCTTTGGCGATGGTGCGGCCAATCAGGGGCAGGTATATGAGAGTTTTAACATGGCTTCTTTATGGAAGCTGCCGGTTATTTATGTAATCGAAAATAATCATTATGCTATGGGCACTTCGGTTTCACGCGCTTCTGCGGAGACGGATTTTTCAAAGCGCGGCCTTTCTTTTGAAATTCCTGGTATCGTTGTTGATGGTATGGATGTACGCGCAGTAGCTGCTGCGGCTGAAGAAGCTATGGCTTGGGCGCGCGGTGGTAATGGGCCGATTATTCTCGATATGCAAACCTATCGTTATCGCGGCCACTCTATGTCTGACCCTGCAAAATATCGCAGTAAGGAAGAAGTGCAAAAAATGCGCTCTGAGCATGATCCAATTGATCAGGTGAAAAAACGCCTTATGGATAATGGTTGGGCAAGTGAAGAAGAATTAAAAGTAATTGATAAAGATGTCAGAGCAATTGTAGCTGATGCAGCTGAATTTGCTGAGAATGATCCTGAGCCAGATGTTTCTGAACTCTGGACGGATATTCTGGTTTAAGGAGGTTTGCTAACATGTCTATTGATATTCTTATGCCTGCATTGTCACCAACAATGGAAGAGGGCAAAATTTCTAAATGGTTGAAAAAAGAAGGCGATAAGGTTGAGCCCGGCGATACTATTGCTGAAATTGAAACCGATAAAGCCACAATGGAAGTAGAATCTGCGGATGAAGGTATTATTGGCAAGATTCTTGTGCCTGAAGGCAGTGAAGGTGTTAAAGTTAATACGCCAATAGCTATTTTGCTTGAAGATGGTGAAACTGAGGCTGATTTAGGAAAGGCTGTTAATCCTGCAGATAAAAATAAGGCTCCAGCAGCAGATCAAGTTGCTGCTCAAAGTGAAGCCGCAGTGCAGCCGGCAAAGGTTGCTGCAAGTCCAATTGCTGTTGAAGTTGAAAACGATCCTGAAATTCCTGCTGGTACGCAAATGGTTATGACCACCGTGCGCGATGCTTTACGCGATGCTATGGCTGAAGAAATGCGCCGCGATGATAGGGTTTTCCTTATCGGTGAGGAAGTTGCCGAATATCAAGGCGCTTATAAGGTTAGCCAAGGCTTGCTTGAAGAATTTGGTGCAAAGCGTGTTGTTGACACCCCAATTACCGAACAAGGTTTTGCCGGTCTTGGCGTTGGTGCAGCCTTTGCTGGCTTGCGGCCAATTGTCGAGTTTATGACGTTTAATTTTGCGATGCAGGCGATTGACCAGATCATTAATTCAGCGGCAAAAACCCGTTATATGTCTGGTGGACAAATGTCAGCTCCGATGGTGTTTCGTGGTCCAAATGGAGCGGCGGCTCGTGTTGGTGCGCAGCATTCACAAGATTATGCTGCTTGGTATAGCCAAATTCCTGGTTTAAAAGTGGTTATGCCTTATACTGCGGCCGATGCTAAAGGGCTTTTAAAAGCTGCAATTCGTGACGAAAATCCAGTTATTTTCCTTGAAAACGAATTAGTTTATGGCCAACAATTTGAAGTTCCCGATATGGAAGATTTTGTCTTGCCAATCGGTAAGGCTCGCATTCATAAAAAAGGTAATGATGTAACGATCGTATCTTTTGGTGCTGGTA comes from Bartonella sp. HY038 and encodes:
- a CDS encoding type I secretion C-terminal target domain-containing protein; its protein translation is MASISFVGTSGSDHQIHFGFDSNKEKKVLWFDIVDYAPGSQVRLISTNNPNDVYFGQYDSVTGYWMVDLTSGPAFDAGYLPFTISVIGQDPVDSANLFFRVHVLPPITTVPIIETFTDNVGLLPDGQGEFPSGTQTDDRTITLNGKVDSEYLNNPEKSFYKLVIYQNGVRLGTANVDANGNWSYVVDDVLEHHTKYNYEARFEDDGGNVGDYSSKFVVDVELSISIDSLTTADFTPLLTGHIGFELLQDEYVTISVNGKTYSSSNGQVVVDQEKMTWSLQIPDSDALKAGTYEVVAALHKSTGEIIVQDNTANELRILDPVIPPVVEGNDDEKATAMTLSENGQWKIYTNGTVLDQKATDEKTFGTFDQTHLKGKDVYGPINKPTAGTQNGTWLDINRDGYMDFVSNDGNAETGQQMYYNIGNNTYLSYQIGSQYRNGPDYNPKANVMAQYAGVIGFDKNGDGFADIAYGNIAPGRSGFVTAPGSGYTSNRTWDSQIVSNINGNVQSMVKDKNFTDSRLGPSNFDYSPNAYNAQPGPEISGVDLNNDGIVDLVYHGVSGYSKLGNERPDVRRMSNDQQRLVVVSSDGKDGYSTSQIIEGVFQNTGKANSTTSNAISMTWADFNGDGFMDLFIGRGKAQDGHSEYESRILYNDGNGNLGSTAPNAIGTANNIHWLGDNLEGGPSIAVDWNGDGKMDIIELPAYSAGNGVSANGTTGTVNLYTNNSTSSGNSFSTSNLLGGTNTIGVNGTVNAHKSPGKNDPVTGAVVADINWDGAQDLLIFTQQGNTEIVRNQTTIAKGTALHFRILDQEGINSFLGNTVQLYDSKGNLVASQIINPQSGNQTSDTSGIVNFYGLDPNETYSLKLLRNVKGVSSNIDSTVNEAWGGFVAGEAYEAHVLTAESGDSSKNANLGTGIVGTGYNDTFYATKGTDKYDGAGGWSIVNGHKEWSDTGGLDIIDFKLAGNTAVNVDLSKTTYQNTGFNTVLLKNIEGVAGGNGNDTFTGNSQDNYFNGRGGDDTFNLHNSGHHTLIYERIDVNDATGGNGHDIANGFTIGDFNTNANADRIDLSGLLIGYQDGVSNIADYISVVHQGNNTIISVDIDGTNSQFSSSAILTLNNVLTDLDTLVNNHQIVV
- a CDS encoding septum formation initiator family protein: MWTKQKRKTNRSRFILPIITVAVLSYFGYHIYHGEYGLYSRENVDEHIMVLNSELHKLETQRQTMELKVSLLRDGEIEKDMLDEWARRNLSVSNPNELTIITSQGDKSN
- the pdhA gene encoding pyruvate dehydrogenase (acetyl-transferring) E1 component subunit alpha is translated as MVAKAKKAPTKLVESALSNAMPTPSPAEFTKEEELNAYREMLLIRRFEEKAGQLYGMGLIGGFCHLYIGQEAVVVGMLKVSKEGDQIITSYRDHGHMLAAGMSARGVMAELTGRQGGFSKGKGGSMHMFSKEKNFYGGHGIVGAQVPIGTGLAFANRYLGNDNVSLTFFGDGAANQGQVYESFNMASLWKLPVIYVIENNHYAMGTSVSRASAETDFSKRGLSFEIPGIVVDGMDVRAVAAAAEEAMAWARGGNGPIILDMQTYRYRGHSMSDPAKYRSKEEVQKMRSEHDPIDQVKKRLMDNGWASEEELKVIDKDVRAIVADAAEFAENDPEPDVSELWTDILV
- a CDS encoding pyruvate dehydrogenase complex E1 component subunit beta yields the protein MSIDILMPALSPTMEEGKISKWLKKEGDKVEPGDTIAEIETDKATMEVESADEGIIGKILVPEGSEGVKVNTPIAILLEDGETEADLGKAVNPADKNKAPAADQVAAQSEAAVQPAKVAASPIAVEVENDPEIPAGTQMVMTTVRDALRDAMAEEMRRDDRVFLIGEEVAEYQGAYKVSQGLLEEFGAKRVVDTPITEQGFAGLGVGAAFAGLRPIVEFMTFNFAMQAIDQIINSAAKTRYMSGGQMSAPMVFRGPNGAAARVGAQHSQDYAAWYSQIPGLKVVMPYTAADAKGLLKAAIRDENPVIFLENELVYGQQFEVPDMEDFVLPIGKARIHKKGNDVTIVSFGAGMKHSILAVDELAKQGIDAELIDLRTIRPMDLPTIIQSVIKTGRLVTVEEGFPQSSVGTEIATRVMQQAFDYLDAPIMTVAGKDVPMPYAANLEKLALPTMEDVIEAVKAVTYSN